TTGGTACCGTTATCTGAAAAGATGACAAAATGGAAATATCCCTCTCCGACCAGACGTAAAAGGTAATTATCACCCATACTCAGTATTTCAGAGATGGTCCCATCAAGTTTTTTAATCTTTACCCATGCAGAGACAGTGAGATACTGCGGCTTTAAAACTGTAGTCGCATTGTAAACCGGTATCATGTCAGGTATTATCTGTATGGAATCTGAAGTCAATGGTTTTGCCTGAACAAAGAACTGCCCCTGTCCGATCAAATCTTCCTTTCTCTGTGATAATACCAGATCTTTCCCATGGTTGGCATCTTCAGCCGAATTCTTATACAACCTCTCAGATCCCGTATCAGGTGCATCTTCGGCCAGATGCCACACACCGGCCCATCCATATCTTGTACCGAATACAGCGGTATCACTCGATTCCTGCTGTGCTATATCATTCCCCCAGTACATCATTATGTACTGACTGGTATCATTAGCCCGGATAGTATCTATTCTTACCCAGACTTCAGCTAGCTTCAAACCGGGATCCCATCTTTCGATTTCAAATGACAGAAAAGAATTATCCGGTTTCACTACCATCCCATAGGTTTTCAGAAAAGTTGACAAAGTAGCTGGTCACATGACATGTTAAGGTTCTACTACAAACTTTAACAGGAGTGTCTAATGCAACCAGCCAAACATAAATTTACTATTTTC
This genomic stretch from Fibrobacter sp. harbors:
- a CDS encoding DUF2341 domain-containing protein produces the protein MSTFLKTYGMVVKPDNSFLSFEIERWDPGLKLAEVWVRIDTIRANDTSQYIMMYWGNDIAQQESSDTAVFGTRYGWAGVWHLAEDAPDTGSERLYKNSAEDANHGKDLVLSQRKEDLIGQGQFFVQAKPLTSDSIQIIPDMIPVYNATTVLKPQYLTVSAWVKIKKLDGTISEILSMGDNYLLRLVGEGYFHFVIFSDNGTNTTCNDYSLSLADSMWHFIVCTYDGSEVRGYVDGVLRSTVPFTDGIGYGRGADFVIGAHGTHKVSFNMDGSIDEVRVSSVARSEDWIRLSFENQRTNSQLLSFQ